In Microcoleus sp. FACHB-672, one DNA window encodes the following:
- a CDS encoding glycosyltransferase — protein MHEKSSHIAIYLHCLFNGGIEQMMQNLTRKFIERGLKVDLVLNFPGAVGLWDFPPEVRIVDLDARRVAARLPNLIRYLRQNQPVALLSANHYANEVALCAKRLSGVSTRVVVSERTMISVEAKHAPPYKMRYWAPLAAKLFYPMADGIVAVSKGVAEDITNITGLPAQRVQTIYNPVITPALLTRAKEPVDHPWFAPGELPVILGVGRLEEQKDFFTLIRAFAKVRQVKPARLMILGQGSQRSRLQELVRELNLENDVAMPGFVKNPYAYMAKASVFALSSAWEGFGNVVVEALAVKTPVVSTNCQSGPAEILDNGKYGELVPVGDSEAMAAAILKVLSGQSKSAASDWLDQFTFDNAAQKYLDLMGVVANREGVTLEEKKSETVIG, from the coding sequence ATGCATGAAAAATCTTCGCACATTGCCATTTATCTCCATTGCCTTTTCAATGGTGGAATTGAGCAAATGATGCAGAACTTAACGCGCAAGTTTATCGAGCGTGGCTTGAAGGTGGACTTAGTCCTCAACTTTCCAGGAGCCGTTGGGCTGTGGGATTTTCCACCAGAAGTCCGAATTGTAGATTTAGATGCGCGACGGGTAGCAGCAAGACTTCCAAACTTAATTCGTTACCTGCGCCAAAATCAACCTGTGGCGCTACTCTCAGCGAATCACTACGCCAACGAAGTTGCATTGTGCGCTAAGCGCCTTTCTGGAGTTTCCACAAGGGTTGTGGTGTCTGAACGGACGATGATTTCCGTTGAAGCAAAACACGCACCGCCTTACAAGATGAGGTACTGGGCACCGCTTGCGGCAAAGTTGTTTTATCCGATGGCGGATGGCATCGTCGCAGTTTCTAAGGGTGTGGCTGAAGATATCACCAATATCACCGGCTTGCCGGCACAGCGAGTCCAAACAATTTATAATCCCGTGATCACGCCGGCACTTTTGACAAGAGCCAAAGAACCCGTCGATCATCCCTGGTTTGCCCCTGGAGAGTTGCCGGTAATTTTGGGCGTGGGAAGATTGGAAGAGCAAAAAGACTTTTTCACTTTAATTCGCGCTTTTGCGAAAGTGCGACAGGTAAAACCGGCACGACTGATGATTTTAGGGCAAGGTTCGCAGCGCTCTCGATTGCAAGAACTTGTGCGCGAATTAAACTTAGAAAATGATGTCGCCATGCCCGGTTTTGTTAAAAATCCCTATGCTTATATGGCAAAAGCAAGCGTTTTTGCTTTGTCATCGGCTTGGGAGGGTTTTGGTAATGTCGTGGTCGAAGCTTTAGCGGTGAAAACCCCCGTGGTTTCTACAAATTGCCAGAGTGGGCCGGCTGAAATTTTAGATAATGGAAAGTACGGCGAACTCGTGCCGGTCGGCGACAGCGAGGCGATGGCAGCCGCAATTTTAAAGGTTCTTTCTGGTCAATCCAAATCAGCCGCTTCAGATTGGCTCGATCAATTCACGTTTGACAATGCCGCTCAAAAATATCTCGATCTGATGGGAGTTGTTGCTAACCGAGAGGGCGTAACTTTGGAGGAGAAAAAAAGTGAGACGGTGATAGGATAA